Proteins encoded by one window of Methanobacterium sp.:
- a CDS encoding DUF86 domain-containing protein produces the protein RKGWRDMELDKELIQLRIDIIERNLEEIKKIVDEGYEKFKLERNLSEKLQEMAKFRNLLVHRYAETEKEKLFKIMKMDVDDIRDFIGRILRYIAK, from the coding sequence AAGAAAAGGTTGGAGAGATATGGAATTAGATAAAGAGTTAATCCAACTTAGAATTGATATAATAGAGAGAAATTTAGAGGAGATTAAGAAAATTGTGGATGAGGGATATGAAAAATTTAAATTGGAAAGAAATCTTTCAGAAAAATTGCAGGAGATGGCAAAATTCAGGAATCTTCTGGTCCATAGATATGCTGAAACTGAAAAAGAAAAGCTTTTTAAGATAATGAAGATGGATGTAGATGATATAAGGGATTTTATTGGAAGAATTTTAAGATATATAGCAAAGTAA